Below is a window of Chloroflexota bacterium DNA.
CGTAGAAACGGCTCTCCGGGAACTGCACCAGGCTATCCTCGATGGCAACGCCCCCCAGGGGGAAGAACTCTACGGGTTCAATCTCACAAAAGCTCTCGCATCCCAGTTTCCTCTTCAAGTAGGCCACCACCTTCGGCCCCAGTTGGCCCACATCTTCGCTCCAGGCAACCACCAGCGAGGAAGACGGCAGATCCGGACGCCGGGAGAATTTAAGAGGGTCTTTCACCACCGGTATCTCCCTTCTTGAAGAGTTCGTCCACGTGTTCTTTGATCCACTTCGCATCCTCTTCGGTTATCGCCTCCGGCCTGACCTGCCTGGCAATCCTCCTCTGCCCGATCCTCTCCTTCATCGGCGGTGGCAGGCTCTCGCAGATGCTTTCTATAAAACCATCGACCTGGGCCGTCATCCTGTCAAGGGACTCATAATTGATCCCGAGCCCCAGGAAACGGGTGAGGACTTCCAGCACCGACCTCGAGGCTCTGGGGTAGGGGAAGGGAATCCCGGAGAGATAATCCGGTATCTCGCCCATCAAACAGACAGCCTCAAAACCCCTCCTCCCGGCCATTCCCAGCAGGAGCCCGTTCATGCCGGTAATGCTGCCGCCGCCTCTGATGCCCTCGATCTCGCTCATGAGGACGGTATTCTCACAACTCTTCAGGTCCTGGATCAGAGACTCTGTGGTGGTCACTGCCCAGACCCTTGGTCTGACTGCATGGTGGGTCAGAGCCACGGCTGCGCCTGAGGTATAGACCCTGCGGCAGCCGAACCTTTCCGCCACATCCAGGACCAGACCACCCATCTCATAAGCCTTTCTCCCCTCGGCATACATTCTGCCCCCATCGGTGGGCTGTTCCTCTGCAACAAAGATGATCAAATCCCTGCCTTCGCCCTTCTTGTAGTAGAACCTGCCGCCAGGGAACTCCATATCGGTAATCACACCGGCCTTGATGATGACCTTCCTGGGGTAGAAAAAGTCCCAGGGCTCTATGTCTCCTAATTCCTCCACGCCGATCTGGGTTCTCAGGGTGTCAACGGCAAGGGCGCCGATATTCCCGATCCCGGGCCAGCAGGCCACCATATCCGGTTTCTCCAGCACTGGCTCTTTCCAGAGTCTGATTCCCAACTCTTACCTCTCTTTCAAGTGGTCTCTCTTTAAGAGTATATCCTTGTTTTGGCTTCTGGCAAAGACAGTGCTTCATAACCTTAATCCGTGGGGCCTTATGACGTAATCCATCGGTGGCCCTTGGTGGTGTCATCCCTGCGGCTATATGCCATTCCCGCTCCCTCATGTCATTCCCGTGCAAACGGGAATCCAGCGAATCCACGACCTCTGCCCGTGGGTATCTCTATGTCGTTGCGAGGCACATGCTATAGTGTCTTTGCGAGGAGCCCTTCTTAGGAAGGGCGACGAAGCAATCTCAGTATGGGAGGCAAATGTCATTCCAGCGAAGCTTGTCCCCGTGAAAACGGGGAGCGGGAATCCAGTCACCCATGAGCTATGAGCTCTCAATACGCGATGAGATTCTTTCGCTCCGCTCGAAATGGCAATCGGCACATGTCGTTCCTACTGCAATATGTCATTGTTCTCATCCACAGGCTCAGTCGTGTTTCTGGTGGAGACGGGGGAGAGCGGGTGTCTCAGAAACAACCAAAGCGGGGACGCCTCTGGCTGAATGATGGGTCCTGTGTCAGACTCAGACCAGAGTACAAGGATCACGTGTGGAGCTATGATCTGGCAGCATCAAGGACATCTGATGGGAGGCCATTTCACATACTGTCCATACTCGATGAATACACCAGGGAACGTCTGGACATGGTGGTTAGCCGTCGCATCAGCTCACAGGACGTCATTGATCAGGTAACAGTGTGATACTATAGAACGTGCACCGGGGGTGGAAAATTAACCTGAGAAACGACAAACCGGGCCAGGACTTCCCACAGAGGTCTGCTGGGGCCGATTGCGGCGAATATCTCGTCCATCGTCGGCCGATGTTCTTTATCGGTGAATATGCCTCTAGCCATAGTTTTCAGTTACCCTGCCCTGCCGATCGCTCTGATGGCGGCGTTCTCTCCGGCGACATAGCCTGTGGAGCAGGCGGCCTGGAGGTTGTAGCCGCCGGTGTCGGCGTCCAGATCCAGCACCTCGCCGCAGAGGTAAAGGCCATTCACCAGGCGGGAGGCCATGGTCTGAGGATCGATCTCCTTGAGGGAGACACCGCCGGCGGTGACCGTGGCGACGGCCATGGACAGCGGGCCCTTGATGTTGAAGCAGAGCGA
It encodes the following:
- a CDS encoding PAC2 family protein; this translates as MGIRLWKEPVLEKPDMVACWPGIGNIGALAVDTLRTQIGVEELGDIEPWDFFYPRKVIIKAGVITDMEFPGGRFYYKKGEGRDLIIFVAEEQPTDGGRMYAEGRKAYEMGGLVLDVAERFGCRRVYTSGAAVALTHHAVRPRVWAVTTTESLIQDLKSCENTVLMSEIEGIRGGGSITGMNGLLLGMAGRRGFEAVCLMGEIPDYLSGIPFPYPRASRSVLEVLTRFLGLGINYESLDRMTAQVDGFIESICESLPPPMKERIGQRRIARQVRPEAITEEDAKWIKEHVDELFKKGDTGGERPS